One Vicugna pacos chromosome 12, VicPac4, whole genome shotgun sequence genomic window carries:
- the ADSL gene encoding adenylosuccinate lyase isoform X1, translating into MAAGGDRGGREEACGHDSYRSPLASRYASPEMCFVFSDRYKFRTWRQLWLWLAEAEQTLGLPITDEQIQEMKSNLDNIDFKMAAEEEKRLRHDVMAHVHTFAHCCPKAAGIIHLGATSCYVGDNTDLIILRNAFDLLLPKLARVISRLADFAKERADLPTLGFTHFQPAQLTTVGKRCCLWIQDLCMDLQNLKRVRDDLRFRGVKGTTGTQASFLQLFEGDDQKVEQLDKMVTEKAGFKRAFIITGQTYTRKVDIEVLSVLASLGASVHKICTDIRLLANLKEMEEPFEKQQIGSSAMPYKRNPMRSERCCSLARHLMILVTDPLQTASVQWFERTLDDSANRRICLAEAFLTADTILNTLQNISEGLVVYPKVIERRIRQELPFMATENIIMAMVKAGGNRQDCHEKIRVLSQQAAAVVKQEGGDNDLIERIQADAYFSPIHSQLDHLLDPSTFTGRASQQVQRFLEEEVYPLLKPYESVMKVKAELCL; encoded by the exons ATGGCTGCGGGAGGAGACCGTggcgggagggaggaggcctGCGGGCACGACAGCTACCGCTCGCCGCTTGCCTCCCGTTATGCCAGCCCGGAGATGTGCTTCGTGTTTAGCGACAGGTACAAATTCCGGACCTGGCGGCAGCTCTGGCTATGGCTGGCGGAGGCGGAGCAG ACATTGGGTTTGCCTATCACAGATGAACAAATCCAGGAGATGAAGTCAAACTTGGACAACATCGACTTCAAGATGGCAGCTGAGGAAGAGAAGCGGTTACGACATGACGTGATGGCTCATGTGCACACATTTGCCCACTGCTGCCCGAAAGCTGCTGGCATCATTCATCTTGGTGCCACCTCCTGCTATGTGGGAGACAATACA GACCtgattattcttagaaatgcattTGACCTGCTTTTGCCAAAG CTTGCCAGAGTGATCTCTCGGCTTGCCGACTTTGCCAAGGAACGAGCCGATCTTCCCACCTTAGGTTTCACACATTTCCA gCCTGCGCAGCTGACTACAGTTGGGAAACGTTGCTGTCTCTGGATTCAGGATCTTTGCATGGATCTCCAGAACTTGAAGCGTGTCCGAGATGACCTGCGCTTCCGAGGAGTGAAGGGCACCACTGGCACTCAGGCCAGCTTCCTGCAGCTCTTCGAGGGAGATGACCAAAAG GTAGAGCAGCTTGACAAGATGGTGACAGAAAAGGCAGGATTTAAGAG gGCTTTCATCATCACAGGGCAGACCTATACACGGAAAGTAGACATTGAGGTGCTCTCCGTGCTGGCTAGCTTGGGGGCATCGGTGCACAAG ATTTGTACTGACATACGACTCCTGGCAAACCTCAAGGAGATGGAGGAACCCTTTGAGAAACAGCAGATTG GTTCAAGTGCAATGCCGTACAAGCGGAACCCTATGCGCTCGGAGCGGTGCTGCAGCCTTGCCCGTCACCTCATGATCCTGGTCACGGACCCATTGCAGACAGCCTCTGTGCAGTGGTTTGAACGCACACTGGATGATAGTGCCAACCG ACGGATCTGTCTGGCCGAGGCATTTCTCACTGCAGATACTATATTGAACACACTGCAGAACATTTCTGAAGGATTGGTGGTATACCCTAAA GTGATTGAGCGGCGCATTCGGCAAGAGCTGCCTTTCATGGCCACAGAGAACATCATCATGGCCATGGTGAAAGCTGGGGGTAACCGCCAG GATTGCCACGAGAAGATTAGAGTGCTTTCCCAGCAGGCAGCTGCCGTGGTCAAGCAGGAAGGGGGTGACAATGACCTCATAGAGCGTATCCAGGCTGATGCTTACTTCAGTCCCATTCACTCCCAGTTGGACCATTTGTTGGATCCTTCTACTTTCACTGGTCGCGCATCCCAGCAG GTACAGAGATTCTTAGAAGAGGAGGTGTATCCCCTGTTGAAACCATATGAAAGTGTAATGAAGGTGAAAGCAGAATTATGTCTGTGA
- the ADSL gene encoding adenylosuccinate lyase isoform X2 — MKSNLDNIDFKMAAEEEKRLRHDVMAHVHTFAHCCPKAAGIIHLGATSCYVGDNTDLIILRNAFDLLLPKLARVISRLADFAKERADLPTLGFTHFQPAQLTTVGKRCCLWIQDLCMDLQNLKRVRDDLRFRGVKGTTGTQASFLQLFEGDDQKVEQLDKMVTEKAGFKRAFIITGQTYTRKVDIEVLSVLASLGASVHKICTDIRLLANLKEMEEPFEKQQIGSSAMPYKRNPMRSERCCSLARHLMILVTDPLQTASVQWFERTLDDSANRRICLAEAFLTADTILNTLQNISEGLVVYPKVIERRIRQELPFMATENIIMAMVKAGGNRQDCHEKIRVLSQQAAAVVKQEGGDNDLIERIQADAYFSPIHSQLDHLLDPSTFTGRASQQVQRFLEEEVYPLLKPYESVMKVKAELCL; from the exons ATGAAGTCAAACTTGGACAACATCGACTTCAAGATGGCAGCTGAGGAAGAGAAGCGGTTACGACATGACGTGATGGCTCATGTGCACACATTTGCCCACTGCTGCCCGAAAGCTGCTGGCATCATTCATCTTGGTGCCACCTCCTGCTATGTGGGAGACAATACA GACCtgattattcttagaaatgcattTGACCTGCTTTTGCCAAAG CTTGCCAGAGTGATCTCTCGGCTTGCCGACTTTGCCAAGGAACGAGCCGATCTTCCCACCTTAGGTTTCACACATTTCCA gCCTGCGCAGCTGACTACAGTTGGGAAACGTTGCTGTCTCTGGATTCAGGATCTTTGCATGGATCTCCAGAACTTGAAGCGTGTCCGAGATGACCTGCGCTTCCGAGGAGTGAAGGGCACCACTGGCACTCAGGCCAGCTTCCTGCAGCTCTTCGAGGGAGATGACCAAAAG GTAGAGCAGCTTGACAAGATGGTGACAGAAAAGGCAGGATTTAAGAG gGCTTTCATCATCACAGGGCAGACCTATACACGGAAAGTAGACATTGAGGTGCTCTCCGTGCTGGCTAGCTTGGGGGCATCGGTGCACAAG ATTTGTACTGACATACGACTCCTGGCAAACCTCAAGGAGATGGAGGAACCCTTTGAGAAACAGCAGATTG GTTCAAGTGCAATGCCGTACAAGCGGAACCCTATGCGCTCGGAGCGGTGCTGCAGCCTTGCCCGTCACCTCATGATCCTGGTCACGGACCCATTGCAGACAGCCTCTGTGCAGTGGTTTGAACGCACACTGGATGATAGTGCCAACCG ACGGATCTGTCTGGCCGAGGCATTTCTCACTGCAGATACTATATTGAACACACTGCAGAACATTTCTGAAGGATTGGTGGTATACCCTAAA GTGATTGAGCGGCGCATTCGGCAAGAGCTGCCTTTCATGGCCACAGAGAACATCATCATGGCCATGGTGAAAGCTGGGGGTAACCGCCAG GATTGCCACGAGAAGATTAGAGTGCTTTCCCAGCAGGCAGCTGCCGTGGTCAAGCAGGAAGGGGGTGACAATGACCTCATAGAGCGTATCCAGGCTGATGCTTACTTCAGTCCCATTCACTCCCAGTTGGACCATTTGTTGGATCCTTCTACTTTCACTGGTCGCGCATCCCAGCAG GTACAGAGATTCTTAGAAGAGGAGGTGTATCCCCTGTTGAAACCATATGAAAGTGTAATGAAGGTGAAAGCAGAATTATGTCTGTGA